TGCCGCCGCTCTGGGAGCAGACTCCCCACACGAAGGAGTATGAGAAATTTGAAAAAGAACTGACATTACTGGAGAAGAAACTTCTAAACTTCGTATCAGCCCGGCATCAGGAACTGGTGACGGGCGCCCGTCAACGTGTGACGGAATATTTATTGGCAGTCTATGCCACGCGCAATCAGCCGCCGGCTGATGACTTCATGCTGATTGCTGACAAGGGCGATCTGAATCCGACCATGATCAACCGCTGGCGGGTTTATATCGAGGAAGCGGGCAAGCGAGGCGATCAACTCTGGAAACCCTGGCATGCATTTGCAGTATTGGGTGAGAAGGAGTTTGCTGCAAGAAGCGAAAGGATAAATCAAAGCATCAAAGCGGAGAGTGGCTTGAATCCACTGGTCAAGAAGCTGTTTCTGACGCCTCCGCGAGATATGCAGGAAGTGGCAAAACGTTATGGACAGTTGCTCGAAAGCATCGAGCGTCGCTGGAAGCATCTACTTATCAGATCGTATTTCAGGGGCAAGCCGCTTCCCGTCAAACTGGACGATCCTGATGCGGAACAACTGCGTAACGTACTCTACGGTCCACAGTCCGCTGCTGATGCGCCGCTTGAATTAGACTGGGGTTTCCTTTCTCTATTTCCAGACAGGGCAACGCAGGAAGAATACAAGAAACTGATCAAGGATGTGGAAGTTCATTGCGCCAAGGGGCCGGCCCGGGCCATGGTGCTGAACGATGCAACCAGACCTTATGAACCGAGCGTGTTTCTGCGTGGTCAACCTAACCGAATGGGTGAACATGTACCTCGGCAATTCCTCGCAGTTGTAAATCCACAGCGAAAACCGTTTAAAAACGGCAGTGGACGGCTGGAACTTGCGCAGGAAGTTACATCGAAGAAGAATCCACTGACTTCCCGTGTCACGGTGAATCGTATCTGGATGCATCACTTCGGCACCGGGTTGGTTGATACACCGAGTGACTTTGGCTTGCGAGGCTCTAAGCCAAGTCACCCAGAATTACTCGATTTCCTGGCTGCTGATTTCATGGAACATGGTTGGTCGCTGAAGCGATTACACCGTCAGATCATGTTATCCACAGTGTATCAGCAGCAGAGTCTGGATCGAACGGAGGCTTTGGCCAGGGATTCCGAGAACCGTTTGCTATGGAAAATGAATCGCAAACGGCTGGAGTTCGAGGCACTGCATGATTCCATCTTGAGCGTGTCCGGCCAACTTGATGCTACCATGGGCGGGCCATCGGCGCCCCTCTTTGCCGGCAAGAACAGACGGGCCATCTATGGGTATGTGGATCGACTCGATTTCCCCAGCCTGCTCACGACATTCGATGTACCCAACCCAGCCAACAGCTCGCCACAACGTAACCTGACGACGGTAGCTCCCCAGGCACTGTTTCTTATGAACGGACCGATGGTGCGGGAAGCTGCTGGTCGAATCGGTGCGATGAAAGAAGTTCAGCAGGGCATAACCAACTTGGAAAAGCTTCATGCAGTGTATCGAATACTGTTTCAGCGCGTTCCAAGAGAGCGGGAACTTATGCTTGCTCAGCAGTACCTGGGAGGCAAACCAGGCCAGGATCGCTGGATTGACCTCATACATGGTCTGATGATGACGAATGAGTTTGCGTTTGTGGATTAATTGGAGCGTTTGATGCATCTGTATTCCCGACGAAATATGCTGCAAAAGTGCGGGACCGGCCTGGGAATGATGGCATTGGCAGGGGTACTCGCAGATGATCATGCATTGGTGATGGAGCCACCCTCACTTGATCCTATGACTCCCCGCCCACCTCATTTTCCGGGCAAGGCCAAGCATGTCGTGCATCTCTTCATGAACGGGGGGCCTTCACAGGTTGATACATTTGATCCCAAGCCGATGCTTGACCGTAATCACGGCAAGCCACTGCCTATCCAGAACTTCCGTACGGAGCGCAAGACCGGAGTAGCAATGCGCTCTCCATTTGCTTTCAAGAAGTATGGCCAATCTGGGATCGAAGTAAGTGAGCTATTTTCCAGAACAGCTGAACACATCGATGATATGTGTATCATCCGGTCGATGCATGCCGATGTGCCTAATCATGAACCTTCACTCTTACTGATGAATTGTGGTGATGGCAGACTGCCTCGTCCCAGCTTTGGCTCATGGGTTACCTACGGTCTCGGCAGCGAGAGCAAGAATTTACCCGGTTTTGTTGTCATGTGTCCTGGTGGGTATCCCATTGTTACCACACAAAACTGGCGGTCTGCCTTTATGCCTGGTGTCTATCAGGGAACCTATATCGACAGCCAGCACACTCAGATTGATAAACTCGTCGAATATATCCACAACACCAGCATGACCCCACAGCGGCAGCGGGAACAACTTGATCTGGTTCGGCACTTGAACGAGCAGCACTTGCAGGCTCGTCAGCAGGATCAGATGCTTGAATCACGCATTCGTACTTTTGAGCTGGCATTTCGCATGCAGAGCGATGCAGCTGAAGTATTCAATCTCAACAAAGAGACGCCAGCTACTCGAGACCGTTACGGCCACACCACCCATGGAAGACAACTGCTCTACACGCGCCGCTTAATTGAAAGAGGTGTTCGTTTCATCCAGCTCTGGAGCGGAGCAGGGCAGCCCTGGGACAATCATGATGGGCTGGAGAAGCAACATCGAGCACTGGCGGCCCAGTGGGATCAACCGATAGCTGCATTCCTGTCCGATTTGAAACAGAGGGGTTTGTTTGATTCAACTCTAGTATTGTGGGGTGGCGAGTTTGGCAGAACGCCTGTAGCGGAACTGCCTCAGCTCAATGGACGTGATCACAACCATTATGGTTTCACGTGCTGGCTGGCCGGTGGCGGTATCAAGGGGGGGATCGTGCAAGGCAGCACGGACGAGTTTGGCTTTCGCGCCGTTGAGAAACCTATGCATGTACACGATCTGCATGCGACGATGCTGCACCTGCTGGGGTTTGATCACACACGCTTAACCTACCGCTATGCCGGCCGTGATTTCAGGCTGACCGATGTGCATGGTAAAGTATGTAAAGAAATTCTGAGTTGATGGTTGGGTTTTCCCATTTGAAAAGAACGAAAAGTGGCAGGGTTTACATGGTGACACCGAAGAGGACAAAACCAGCATATCTGGATATTGGAACTAAAGAGCAGTTGTTGAAACCTGTAACCAAGAGACTAAGCATCCCTTGGTTACACGACTCACTCATGAGATAATTGATGAACTAACAGTCTTCCTCTACCAATTCCTCAAGACTGCTGGATTTCGAATTGCGGCGATACGCCACATAGCCGCAAATGCTTAGCGTTCCCAGAATCAATGCCCAGGTACCCGGTTCGGGCACGGCGGCGATCACGATGTTGCCACCGTTGTCGGCACCGTAGTTGCCGAAGCCATCGTCGCCGGTCCAGGTGATGCCGAACTGTGGGGTCACCGTGTACAAATCCGGCACGTTGTAGCGTATCTGGAAGACCTGGCCGTCGAAGTTAAAGAGAGCACCATCACTCAAGCCAGCAAAGGTACCGATGCCCAGGTTGCTGCCTTTGAGGATCATGAAGGAATCGAGGAAGTTAGCCTGGTAGGTTCCTAAGCGGTCGCCAATCAACTGAATGCCAGGCACCATCACATAACTTTGTGTGGTGCTGTTGAGGATCAGTTGATCGTAGCCGGTACCTACCACGCT
This window of the Planctomycetia bacterium genome carries:
- a CDS encoding PSD1 domain-containing protein, with the translated sequence MRWSFLVMLHLMLPVTPAPGQQFSAEKVEFFEKQIRPILAEKCLACHGSNVAKVKLRLDSRDAVLKGSNSGVIVTAGQPDKSRLMEVLLHQGDVQMPPSGKLSEAEIKAIEKWIETGLPWPENIRLASPETIATVAKKHWSFQPIVHFKPPTVTNKNWIRTPIDCFILASLDKAGIQPSAPAEKYTLIRRATFDLHGLPPTIEEVNAFVADTSPDAYTRMIDRLLASSRYGERWARHWLDVARYADNKGYVFFEDKNYPWAFTYRDYVINAFNRDVPFDRFIQEQLAADQLKLEDTKSLAALGFLTVGGHFMNNTHDIIDDRIDVLSRGLLGLTVTCARCHDHKFDPVLQADYYSLYGVFRSSTEPLVPPLWEQTPHTKEYEKFEKELTLLEKKLLNFVSARHQELVTGARQRVTEYLLAVYATRNQPPADDFMLIADKGDLNPTMINRWRVYIEEAGKRGDQLWKPWHAFAVLGEKEFAARSERINQSIKAESGLNPLVKKLFLTPPRDMQEVAKRYGQLLESIERRWKHLLIRSYFRGKPLPVKLDDPDAEQLRNVLYGPQSAADAPLELDWGFLSLFPDRATQEEYKKLIKDVEVHCAKGPARAMVLNDATRPYEPSVFLRGQPNRMGEHVPRQFLAVVNPQRKPFKNGSGRLELAQEVTSKKNPLTSRVTVNRIWMHHFGTGLVDTPSDFGLRGSKPSHPELLDFLAADFMEHGWSLKRLHRQIMLSTVYQQQSLDRTEALARDSENRLLWKMNRKRLEFEALHDSILSVSGQLDATMGGPSAPLFAGKNRRAIYGYVDRLDFPSLLTTFDVPNPANSSPQRNLTTVAPQALFLMNGPMVREAAGRIGAMKEVQQGITNLEKLHAVYRILFQRVPRERELMLAQQYLGGKPGQDRWIDLIHGLMMTNEFAFVD
- a CDS encoding DUF1501 domain-containing protein, which codes for MMALAGVLADDHALVMEPPSLDPMTPRPPHFPGKAKHVVHLFMNGGPSQVDTFDPKPMLDRNHGKPLPIQNFRTERKTGVAMRSPFAFKKYGQSGIEVSELFSRTAEHIDDMCIIRSMHADVPNHEPSLLLMNCGDGRLPRPSFGSWVTYGLGSESKNLPGFVVMCPGGYPIVTTQNWRSAFMPGVYQGTYIDSQHTQIDKLVEYIHNTSMTPQRQREQLDLVRHLNEQHLQARQQDQMLESRIRTFELAFRMQSDAAEVFNLNKETPATRDRYGHTTHGRQLLYTRRLIERGVRFIQLWSGAGQPWDNHDGLEKQHRALAAQWDQPIAAFLSDLKQRGLFDSTLVLWGGEFGRTPVAELPQLNGRDHNHYGFTCWLAGGGIKGGIVQGSTDEFGFRAVEKPMHVHDLHATMLHLLGFDHTRLTYRYAGRDFRLTDVHGKVCKEILS